A single genomic interval of Pieris brassicae chromosome 14, ilPieBrab1.1, whole genome shotgun sequence harbors:
- the LOC123718157 gene encoding protein D3-like: MSDVQSLFNKNSIIPDIITIAPSEILNIQYQSGVTVNLGKELTPTQVKDKPVVKWACKDTEYYTLAMIDPDAPSREKPKFREWHHWLVGNIYGGDLNKGEVLSDYIGSGPPKGTGLHRYVFLVFKQQEKCDFSKVPKLPNNSGDKRGKFSIAKFAQEYKLGTPIAGNFYLAKYDDYVPKLYAKLKG; encoded by the coding sequence ATGTCGGACGTGCAaagtctttttaataaaaactcgATCATTCCGGATATTATAACGATTGCTCCttcagaaatattaaatattcagtATCAAAGTGGGGTTACTGTTAATTTGGGGAAGGAGTTGACTCCAACTCAAGTCAAGGACAAACCTGTAGTAAAATGGGCTTGTAAAGATACCGAGTATTATACTTTAGCCATGATTGACCCTGACGCACCTAGCCGGGAAAAACCAAAATTTCGTGAATGGCACCATTGGCTAGTGGGAAACATTTATGGGGGTGACCTTAATAAGGGAGAAGTCCTTTCTGACTATATTGGTTCCGGACCACCGAAAGGTACCGGATTACatagatatgtatttttagtttttaaacaaCAAGAAAAATGTGATTTTTCTAAAGTCCCAAAACTTCCCAATAATTCCGGAGACAAAAGAGGCAAGTTCTCTATCGCTAAGTTTGCTCAAGAATATAAGTTGGGTACACCTATAGCTGGAAATTTTTATCTTGCAAAATATGATGATTATGTCCCGAAATTGTACGCTAAATTAAAGGGATAA
- the LOC123718158 gene encoding eukaryotic translation initiation factor eIF1 gives MSIQNLNTFDPFADAIKSSEDDVQDGLVHVRIQQRNGRKTLTTIQGLSSEYDLKKIVRACKKEFACNGTVVEHPEYGEVLQLQGDQRENICQWLTKSGLVKPEQLKVHGF, from the coding sequence ATGTCCATCCAGAATCTCAACACATTCGACCCATTCGCCGATGCTATCAAAAGCTCGGAAGACGATGTTCAAGATGGATTAGTCCACGTGCGGATCCAGCAACGGAACGGGCGTAAGACATTAACAACGATACAGGGCCTCTCCTCGGAATATGACTTGAAGAAGATCGTACGGGCATGCAAAAAGGAGTTTGCGTGCAATGGTACAGTAGTGGAACATCCCGAATACGGAGAAGTTCTGCAACTGCAAGGCGACCAACGTGAAAACATTTGTCAGTGGCTCACCAAGTCAGGCCTGGTAAAGCCCGAGCAACTTAAAGTACACGGTTTTTAG